The Nocardioides ochotonae genome segment TGGGCCCGACCGTAGCGCTCCCGACGCGAGTGATTCGCCGCACTCCTCCTAGGATTCGCCCATGAGCACTGTGCTGTCTGCCGTCGCCTGGCCCTACGCCAACGGGCCCCGCCACATCGGTCACGTCGCCGGTTTCGGTGTGCCCTCCGACGTCTTCAGCCGCTACATGCGCATGGCCGGCCACGACGTGCTGATGGTCTCCGGCACCGACGAGCACGGCACGCCGATCCTGGTCGCCGCCGACAAGGCCGGCGTCACTCCGGTCCAGCTGACCAACGAGAACAACCGGGTCATCGTCGAGGACCTGGTTGGCCTGGGGCTGTCCTACGACCTGTTCACCCGCACCACCACCGGCAACCACTACGCCGTGGTGCAGGAGATGTTCTCGACCGTCTACCGCAACGGCTACATGGTCGAGCAGACCACCCAGTCGGCGATCAGCCCCTCGACCGGGCGCACGCTGCCGGACCGCTACATCGAGGGCACCTGCCCGATCTGCAAGTACCCCGAGGCCCGCGGCGACCAGTGCGACAACTGCGGCAACCAGCTCGACCCCACCGACCTGATCGACCCGCGCTCGAAGATCAACGGCGAGACGCCGGAGTTCGTCGAGACCCAGCACTTCTTCCTCGACCTGCCGGCGCTCGCCGACGCGCTCGGGGAGTGGCTGGCCGGACGCGAGGCGTCCGGCACCTGGCGGCCCAACGTCATCCGCTTCTCCCTCAACATCCTCAAGGAGATCCGTCCGCGCGCCATGACGCGCGACATCGACTGGGGCATCCCGATCCCGCTGGAGGGCTGGCGCGAGCAGCCGACCAAGCGGCTCTACGTCTGGTTCGACGCGGTGATCGGCTACCTGTCCGCCTCGATCGAGTGGGCGCGGCGCAGCGGCGACCCCGACGCCTGGCGTCGCTGGTGGAACGACCCCGAGGCCCTGTCGTACTACTTCATGGGCAAGGACAACATCACCTTCCACTCCCAGATCTGGCCCGCCGAGCTGCTGGCCTACGCCGGCCAGGGCGAGCGCGGCGGCGAGCCCGGCCAGTACGGCGTGCTCAACCTGCCCACCGAGGTCGTCTCCTCGGAGTACCTCACGATGGGCGACCAGCAGTTCTCCTCCAGCCGCGGCCACGTGCTCTACGTCCGCGACTTCCTCGCCGAGTTCGGCCCCGACGCGCTGCGCTACTTCATCTGCGCCGCGGGCCCGGAGACCTCTGACGCGGCGTTCACCTGGAACGACTTCGTCACCCGCAACAACTCCGAGCTGGTGGCCGGCTGGGGCAACCTTGTCAACCGCACCGCGGCGATGATCGCCAAGAACTTCGGCGAGATCCCGGCCGCGGGCCCGCTGGAGCCGGTCGACGAGGAGGTCCTCGCGGCCGTGCGCACCGGCTTCGACACCGTCGGCGAGCTGCTGCGCCACCACAAGCTGCGCGCGGGCATCGCCGAGGCGATGCGGGTGGTCGGCGAGGTGAACAAGTACCTCACCGTCACCGAGCCCTACAAGATGAAGGACCCGAGCCAGGCCGAGCGCCTCGCCACGGTCCTGCACGTCGCGGCCCAGTGCGTGCTCGACTGCAACACGATCCTCGCGCCGTTCCTCCCGCACGCCGCCAACCGGGTGCACGCGGTCTTCGGCGGCGAGGGGGAGCTGATGCCGATGCCGCGCGTCGACGAGGTCAGCGACCTCGACCCCGGCGTGGGCCCGAACGACGAGACCTACCCGGTCATCACCGGCGACTACTCGGCCACGCCGACCTGGGAGTCCCACCCGGTCACCGTGGGCGCGAAGGTCGCCAAGCCGACGCCGGTCTTCACCAAGCTCGACCTCGACGAGGTGCTCGCCGACCGGTCCTGACGCCGAGGCCGATCGGCCCGAGCCCACGCACGCCCCGCAGCCGTCACGGCTGCGGGGCGTCGTGTCGTCCCGGGGCGGTCCAGACCGCTGAGCGGACTGCAACACTGCGGCCTCGCGGCGCGTAGAGGGGGCATGACGGTGGAGCAGCAGGACCGTGCCGACGTGGCCCCCGGCCCGGGGGGGTTCGCGGAGTTCGTGAGCGCCCGGGGTCCGGCGCTCCAGCGCTTCGCCTTCCTGCTCACCGGGTCCGCACACGATGCCGCGGACCTCGTGCAGGGCGCCCTCGAACGGGCCTGGCCACGGTGGTCCCAGCTGAGCCGGACCACCACCGCCGAGGCCTACCTGCGCCGCAGCATCGTCAATGCCTCGGTCAGCGCGTGGCGCAAGGATCGGCGCCTGGTCTCCGTGGAGGAGACCGAGCACGCGCGCCGCCCCGGCGGCCACCAGCTCGACCATGCCGCGGACGTCACCGACGCCGATCACGCCTGGCGCCTCTGCGCCGCCCTGCCGCCCCAGCAGCGGGCGGCGGTGGTGCTGCGCTTCTACGAGGACCTCTCGTTCGCGGAGGTGGCGGCGGTCCTCGACTGTCCCGAGAGCACCGCCCGCTCCCACGTCCATCGCGCGGTCGCCGCGCTCCGCCTACGACTCGAGCAGGGGACCGACCATGAGTGACGCCGCCGATCAGGACCGCCGGGCCGCGCAGGCCTTCCGCGACGCGTTCGCCCGCGAGGCCGAGACCGTGCATCCGGCACCTCTTCAGGTACGCCGCGCCTCGCGCCGCCGCTGGGTACCGCCCGTGGTCGCCGCGGCCGCGGTCCTGCTGATCGCCTCGACCGTGGTGGTCACCCTGCGCGGTGGTCCGGGCGACGTCGGATCGGCGACGGTGCAGCCCGGCGCGACCGGCTCCGCGGACCCCTCGCCCGAGGGAGTCAGCTCGGCGGGCACCGACCCGGGCCTGGCCCCTGCGCCGGGTCCGCCTCCGGAGGGGTGGCGGAGCGTGACCTTCCGCGACGTCGCGGTGGCGGTGCCGGGCGAGTGGAGCGACGGTGCCGCACCCGACCAGGCGTGGTGCGTCGACAGCAGCGTGCCCGCCGGGACCGGGGGCTACGTCGCCGTCGACAGCACCCTGCTGGGGTCAGCCGCCATCGCCTGCGGGTCCACGGGGGCGCCGGTACCCGAGGGGTTCGGGCCGGACCCGGTGGCCGGGTGGCGGCCGCACCTGCGGTTCGCCGACCTCGCGCTCGCCGGGACCGAGGCGCTCCAGGACGGGGTCACGACGTACCAGGGGTGGACGCTGCGGGTGCGCACCCTCGGGACCGTGCAGGTGGCACTGGTCACCGACGAGGCCACCGAGGCGGTGGCCTCGTCGGTGATGGCCAGCCTGACGCGCACGGAGCGCAGCGCGGAGGGCTGCGACACGCGCTCGCCCGTGCAGGCGCGCGAGCAGGTCAGCCCGGAGTCCGACGGCATCGCGGACCTGCGTCCCGAGCAGGTGGAGCGGGTCGCGCTGTGTCAGTACCTCCGCGGCAGCACCGAGGGTCCCGGTCTGATGGGCGCGCAGGTGGTGTCCGGGGAGGAGGCCGCCGGGCTCGTGCGGGCGATCCAGGACAGCCCGACGGGTGTCGGGCCGGAGACCTGCGCCGACGGGGCCGAGGCCGGTGACTCCGCGGTGGTGCTGCGACCGTTCGGCAGCGGGGAGGACGCCGGACCGGATGCTGGGCTGGACACGGGGCTGGACACGGGGCTGGGCACCGGGCTGGGCGACGTCCATTTCTACTTCGCCAGCTGCGCGGGCAACGGCTTCGACGACGGCAGCGTGCGCCGACAGCTCACCCGGGACACGTGCGCCCGGATCTTCGGCGACCCGGGCACGGCCGACCGGGTGTTCTGGACGACACTCGCGGCCAGGACCGCGCGGGTCTGTGTCCCGCCGAACAGGTAGCCGCGCGGCTGGCTAGGCTGCGCGCCATGCCCGCTGCGATGCACCTGCCCCTCTTCTACGTCCACCAGAAGTTCGCGATGACGACGAACGTCTACCGTCTCGTCGCGGCGAACCCCGACGGCTCCGAGGGGCAGCTGATGGGCCTGGCCCAGCAGAAGCGGATGGCCTTCAAGGAGCAGGTGACCTTCTACTCCGATGAGTCGAAGAGCCGCCCCGTGTTCAGCTTCCAGGCCCGCAAGAAGATCGACCTCAACGCCGGCTACGACATCCGCGACGAGGCGGGCAACCAGATCGGCTTCTTCAAGAAGGACTTCGGGGCCAGCCTGCTGCGCTCGACGTTCACCCTCGAGGGCCCCGGCTACGCCGGTACCGGCCAGGAGCGCAGCCAGGCGGTCGCGCTGATCCGTCGCTTCGCCGACATCCCGTTCCTGCCGATCCACTTCGACTTCGTCGACCCCGCGGGTCAGCCGCTGATGAGCGTCGAGCGACAGGGCTCGATCAGGGACCGCTACACCGTGCACGTGCCGAACCCCGAGGTGGACTTCCGGGTCGCCGCGGCCGTCGCGGTCGGCCTCGACGCGCTGATGCAGCGCTGAGGCGCCCCGATGCTGTTCCCCGAGTCGGTGCGCGCGGTCGCGGCCGCCGCGGGCGACCTGCCCGTCACCACCCCCGGCTACGACATCGAGGCGGCCCGGGCCGCCGCCCTTGAAGCCGCGCTCGCCGAGCCGCGCGAGGACGTCGCCGAGGTGCGCGACCTCGACGCCGACGGCGTCCGGTGCCGCCTGCACGTCCCCGAGGGCGCCGACACCGGACTGGTGCTGCACCTGCACGGCGGCGGCTTCGTCTTCCACGACGTCGACGTCCACGACGCGGCCGCCCGACGCCTGGCCAACCGCAGCGGTCTGCGGGTGCTGAGCGTGGACTACCGCCGGCCTCCCGAGCACCGCTTCCCCGCGGCGCCCGACGACGTCGACACGGTGCTGGCCTGGCTCGCGCGCGAGGACGGCGGAGCGGGACTCGCCGGCGGCGGCGCGACGTACGCCCACGGCGACAGTGCGGGCGCCAACCTCGCCCTGGTCGCCGCCCTGCGCAACCCGGGCCGGATCGCCGCGCTCGCGCTGGTCTACCCCTTCCTCGACCCGACCCAGGCGGGGGAGTCCTACCGGACCGCCGCCGACGGCTTCGACCCGGCGGAGGCCGCCTGGTACTGGCAGCAGTACGCCGCCGGCCCCGACGACCTCGAGGACCCCGACCTGGCCCCGCTGCTCTCGGACCGGCTCGGCACGCTGCCGCCGACCCTGGTGGTGACCGCCGAGCACGACCCGCTGCGCGACGAGGGCGAGGAGCTGGCCCGCCGCCTCGCGGCGGAGGGGGTCGAGGTCGTCGCGACCCGCTACCTGGGCCAGGTGCACGGGTTCTGGCGCCACAGCGATGTGTTCCCCGCCGCAGAGCCGCTCACCGTGCAGGTGGCCGGGTTCCTGCGTCTGCACGGGTGACTGGAACAATCGGCACCATGCGCGTGCACCTCGGCTCCGACCATGCCGGCCTCGACCTCAAGGACCACCTGATGAACTGGCTGGTCGACAACGGCTACGAGCCTGTCGACCACGGCCCCTTCGTCTACGACGCCCTCGACGACTACCCCGTCTTCTGCCTGCGCGCCGCCGAGGCGGTCGCCGCGGAGCGCGCCGAGGGCCTCGACAGCCTCGGCGTCGTCATCGGCGGCTCCGGCAACGGCGAGCAGATGGCGGCCAACAAGGTCCTCGGCATCCGCGCCGCGCTGGTGTGGTCGACCGAGACCGCGGTGCTCGCCCGTGAGCACAACGACGCCAACGTGGTGTCGGTCGGTGGCCGCATGCACACCCTCGAGGAGATGACCTCCTTCGTCGGTGCGTTCCTCGCGACGCCGTTCACCGGCGACGAGCGCCACGTGCGCCGCATCGGCCAGCTGAGCTCCTATGAGCAGACCCGTGAGCTCCCGCCGCTGCCCGAGTCCGCGATCAACCCGCCGGTCGACCCGCAGGCCTGAGCGACGCTCAGCGGCGCAGCCGCCGGCGCACGCCCCGCAGGACCCGGAGCCCCTGGAGGACCGGTGCGGGGACCGTCGGCTGCTGCGCGGCCGCGGCCCGAGCCGCTGCGGCCCGGGGCATCCGCTCGATGGCGCGCTCGGCAACGATGTCGGACAGCGCCTGCGTCGCCACCCGGAGCAGCTCCTCGCTGCTCGGCGCGGGGGCGTCGGAGAAGTCGGAGGCGCGGGGACGCAGGTCCTGGAGGTCGCCGTGCACCTGGACGCCGCTGGCGCTCAGGAAGTCGATGTCGGCCTCGGCGACCTCCTCGCACCACTCGCGCCACTGGGCGGGCATCTTCAGGGAGTCGCCGTCCTGGGAGCCGAGGTGGTGCAGGCCGAGCCAGGACAGGCGGACGTGCCAGGGCGACCGGGCCCCGTGGGCCCCGCGGCGCCGCTGCTCGGGCGGCGCCACCTTGTTGACCAGGCGCAGCAGGTCGGTCTGGGCGCGGCCGATGGCGGCGTTCACCGGCTCGTCCGGCTCGGTCAGCTCCGTGGCCGGGACGTCGATGGCTGCGCAGAAGCGCTCCAGCAGCGTCGGGGTCGCCGTCCGGCTCGCCGGCATGGGTACGACGTGGACCCGCTCGGGCGGCACGTGGGCCGACCAGCGCTCGAGCAGGTCGGGCAGGTCGCGTCCGGCCCAGAACACCGCGGCCGGGGCGCCCGTGCGCGTCCGCAGGGAGTCGATGAAGGCGTCGAGGTCCTGGGTGATGCCGGCCTTGACCCGCTGCTGCCAGGCCGAGGGCACGATCCGTGAGAACGAGCGCAGCGTGATCACCAGGTGCAGGCGCGAGGGGCCCGCGGCGTCGACGAAGCGCTGCACCTGCTCGACGCTCATCGGCGCCAGCCGCTCGTCGGTGACGATCGCGCGCGGCAGGGTCGACGCGGCGAGCTCGCGCTGGAAGTCATCGACGGAGCCCACGATCGCGGCCGGGTCCCGCTGCGGGTCGACCTTTTCGCGCAGCGCGAGCATCAGCCAGTAGTTGTCGCGCCGGCTGCGCGGCACCATGTCGACCCCGTGGCGCGCGAGCGCGTCGGTGGACCCGAAGAGGGTCTCCTGCAGATAGGTCGTGCCCGTCTTCGGCAGCCCGACGTGGACGAAAAGATCCCGCACCGGTTCGACCATGCGGCGGATTCTAGTGTGGGGGCGACCCCCATCCGTGGTTGCCCCGTCGAAGGAGTTCCGATTGCCCGAGGGACACACCCTGCACCGTCTCGCCGGCCAGCTGCGACGTGTGTTCGCCGGCAGCGCCGTGCGGGTCGGGAGCCCGCAGGGGCGCTTCGCGGAGTCCGCCGCCCTGCTCGACGGCAGCGTCCTGGAGGGCGCCGAGGCCTGGGGCAAGCACCTGTTCGTCGAGTTCGCCGGGGAGCGGTTCGTCCACGTCCACCTCGGCCTCTACGGCAGGTTCGACGTGCACGACGGACTCGACCCGGAGGTCGAGGAGGTCCCCGACCCGGTGGGCCAGGTGCGCCTGCGGCTGGTGCGCGCGGACGCCACGGCGTACGCCGACCTGCGCGGCGCGACGGCGTGCGAGCTGCTCACCGCCGCGCAGCGCGAGGCGATCATCGAGCGGTCCGGACCGGACCCGCTGCGGGCGGACGCCGACCCGGACCGCGCGTGGGAGCGGATCCGTCGCAGCCGCTCGCCGATCGGCGGGCTGCTGATGGACCAGTCGGTCCTCGCAGGCGTCGGCAACGTCTACCGCGCCGAGGTGCTGTTCCGGCACCGCATCGATCCGCTGCGACCGGGCAACACCCTGCGCCAGGGGCAGTTCCGCGCGATCTGGGACGACCTGGTCGAGCTGATGGCCGAGGGCGTGCGCACCGGGCGCATCGACACCGTGCGGCCCGAGCACACGCCGGAGGCCATGGGGCGCGCGCCGCGGCGCGACGACCACGGCGGTGAGGTCTACGTCTACCGGCGCCAGGGCCAGCCCTGCCTGGTGTGCGGCGCGTCGGTCCGCACCGAGGTCCTCCAGGGGCGCAACCTGTTCTGGTGCCCGCGGTGCCAGCCGCGGTTCCGCTCGCGGGCCGTACAGTGACCTCCACCCCCACGAAGGACACCCGCCCGATGGACGCGTCGTTACCCGCTGCCGGCCGCCCGCGGCCGTCGCTGGTCAAGCGCGTCCAGACGTCGTGGAACCGCGGTCTGCTGCACGAGTACCGTCTGGTCGGCGCGCTGGCGCTGGTGACCGCGCTGCTGCCGGGCGCCGTCGCGATCTCGCCCGGCGACGTGCCGATGAACCTGTTCATGGTGCCGATGCTGATCGGCAGCCTCGTGCTCGGGCCGCGTCAGCTGCACTGGTTCGTGATCTGGGTGCTGGTCATGCTGCTGTTCGCGCTGACCATGGAGCCGTCCATCACGGGGCGCACGGCGGCCTCGGTCGGCGTGCTGTTCCTGATGGCCCTGATCGTGCTGCTGTCGTCGTTTCGCCGCTCGCGGCTGGGCGTGGCCGGCGCGATGGGCGAGTCGATGCTGGTGGACCTGCGCGACCGGATCATCAACCAGGGCGGCGTGCCGACCCTGCCCCGCGGCTGGCGGGTGGAGTCGGCGCTGCGCTCGGCCGGCGGTACGCCGTTCGCCGGCGACTTCATGGTCGCCACGATGCCGGAGTCGCACCGCATCGAGATGGTCGTCGTCGACGTGTCCGGCAAGGGCGAGCAGGCCGGCACCCGGGCGCTGATGCTGTCCGGCGCGTTCGGCGGCCTGCTCGGGGCGCTGCCGCCCGAGCAGTTCCTGCCCTGCGCCAACGACTACCTGCTGCGCCAGGGCTGGGGCGAGGGGTTCGCGACCGCCATCCACCTCTCCGTGGACCTGCGCTCGGGTGACTTCGCGGTCCGCAGCGCTGGCCACCCGCCGGCCCTGCACCGCGCCGCCGGGTCCGGGCGCTGGAGCATCCTGGAGAGCTCCGGCCCGGTGCTCGGGCTGATCGCCGACGCCGAGTTCGTCGGCGTGCACGGCGTCCTGGACCACGGCGACGCGGTCCTGCTCTACACCGACGGCATGGTCGAGGAGCCGCGTCGCGACATCGAGCTCGGCATCGACCGGCTGCTGGGTCAGGCGGAGGGGCTGCTGCGCGGCGACTTCGCCGGCGCGGCCGACCTGCTGGTCGACGCGCTGGGCTCGCGCGCGGACGACCGCGCGGTGCTGGTGCTCAACCGGCTGTGAGTCGCCGGCGCCCCGGGCGCCGGAGCCCGGGCCCGTTTGGGGCGCAGCGGGCGCGGTGTGGCACCATGACTTCCGGTCTGGGTGCGCGCACGCGTGTCACGACCAGTGCGGATGTAGCTCAATGGTAGAGCCCCAGTCTTCCAAACTGGCTACGCGGGTTCGATTCCCGTCATCCGCTCCGAGGAGTCGTCCGGGCCGTCCAACACGGCTCGGAGGACGACTTGTGCGGGGCGTAGCGTAGTGGCTAGCGCGCCTGCTTTGGGAGCAGGAGATCGCAGGTTCGAGTCCTGTCGCCCCGACGCACTGACCACCACCATCACTCACGGCGATCCCTGCGGGTCGCCACGAATCAGATTGACAGGAGACAGCCTGTGAAGAGCGCCGTCGAGACCTTGAGCCCGACCAGGGCCAAGCTGACCGTCGAGGTGCCCTTCGAGGAGCTCAAGCCGAGCCTCGACGCGGCGTACAAGCGGATCGCCCAGCAGATCAACGTCCCCGGCTTCCGCCGCGGGAAGGTGCCCCCGATGGTCATCGACCGTCAGGTGGGCCGCGCTGCGGTGCTCGACGAGGCCGTCAACGAGGTGCTCCCGAAGAAGTACGTCGAGGCGCTCGAGGCCAACTCCCTCCAGCCGCTCGCGCAGCCGGAGATCGAGGTGACGCGCTTCGAGGACAACGAGGCGCTCGAGTTCACCGCCGAGGTCGACGTCAAGCCCGAGATCGAGCTCCCGGCCTACGAGGGCCTCGAGGCCGAGGTCGAGGACATCGAGGTCTCCGACGAGGACGTCGAGGAGCAGGTCAACGCGCTGCGTGAGCGCTTCGCGACCCTGCGCGACGTCGAGCGGCCCGCCGCCGACGGCGACTTCGTGGTGCTCGACCTGGTGGCGACCAAGGACGGCGAGACCGTCGACGGCGCCGAGGTCAGCGGCATGTCCTACCAGGTCGGCCGCGGCGGCATGATCGACGGCCTCGACGAGGCCCTGGTCGGCCTCTCGGCCGGCGAGGAGAAGGTCTTCACCTCCGAGCTCGTCGGTGGCGACCTGGTCGGCCAGCAGGTCGAGGTGGCCGTCAAGGTCTCCCAGGTCCAGGAGCAGGAGCTCCCCGAGTACGACGACGAGTTCGCCCAGCTCGCCTCGGAGTTCGACACCGTCGAGGAGCTCAGCGTCGACGTGCGCGAGCGCCTCGGCCGCGGCAAGCGCCTCGAGCAGGCCGCTGCCGCCCGCGACGCCGTCCTCGAGGCGCTGCTGGAGAAGGTCGAGATCCCGCTGCCCGAGAGCATCGTCACCGACGAGCTCAACGCGCGCCGCCAGAACATCGAGCAGCAGCTCGCCTACGCCGGCATCACGATGGAGAAGTACCTCGAGGACGAGGGCCAGACCATCGACGAGTTCGAGGCCGAGCTCGAGCGCCGGGTCCGCGACGCGGTCGCCGCCCAGTTCATCCTGGACGAGATCGCGAAGAAGGAGGAGCTCGGGATCGACCAGAACGAGCTCACCCAGCACATGATCCGACGCGCCCAGCAGTCCGGCCAGGACCCGCAGGAGTTCGTCAACCACATGGTCGAGCACAACCACATCCCCGACCTCGTGCAGGAGATCCTGCGCGGCAAGGCGCTGGCGACCCTGGTCGAGGCGGCCGTGGTCAAGGACGCCTCCGGCAACGTGGTGGACCTGAAGAACCTGCGTCCCGACGGCTCCATCGGTGAGCCCGCCGACGAGACCGAGGCCGGCGAGGAGTCCGCCGACGCCGCGTCCGAGGACGAGGCGAAGGACGACGCGGAGAAGTCCGCCGAGGCCTGATCCTCCAGCGACACCGACAACGCCCTCCCGGTCCGCCGGGAGGGCGTTGTGCGTTCGCGCACCCGGCGCGCGCGACGACGAAATCCGCTGTCGGCGAACAGTGGGGGATAGACCGTGGAACTGTCCGGCCCACGGGCTAGGGTCGCAGCGTGACCCAGAACTCGAGCCCCTCGTACGACCACCAGATGGGCGGTGGCGGCGGCATCAACGTCCTCGACGACCACATCTACCAGCGTCTGCTCCGCGAGCGCATCGTGTTCCTCGGTTCCGAGGTCCGCGACCAGAACGCCAACGCGATCTGCGCCCAGCTGCTGCTGCTGTCGGCGGAGGATCCCGAGGCCGACATCTTCCTGCACATCAACAGCCCCGGTGGCTCGGTGGACGCCGGCATGGCGATCTACGACACGATGAACTACATCCCCAACGACGTCGCGACCGTGGGCATGGGCCTGGCTGCGTCGATGGGGCAGTTCCTGCTCTGCGCCGGCACCAGGGGCAAGCGCTACGCCCTGCCGCACGCCCGGATCATGATGCACCAGCCCTCCTCGGGCATGGGCGGCTCCGCCTCGGACATCAAGATCCAGGCCCAGCAGTCGCTGCACATCAAGAAGGTGCTGCTCCAGCTCATCTCCGAGCACACCGGCCAGAGCGTCGAGCAGGTCGAGGCCGACGCCGACCGTGACCGCTGGTTCACCGCCCAGGAGGCGCTCGAGTACGGCCTGGTCGACAAGGTCGTCAAGAGCGCCCGCGAAGCCGCCGACGACGGCCGCCCGGCCCACACGAAGGACTGACGACATGTCCCAGATTCCCCAGGGCACCCACAGCCCCGAGCTCAGCCCGTCGATGAACTACTACATCCCCCAGTGGGAGGAGCGGACGTCGTACGGCTTCCGCCGCATCGACCCCTACGCCAAGCTGTTCGAGGACCGCATCATCTACCTCGGCACGCCGATCTCCGACGACGTGGCCAACGCCGTGATCGCCCAGCTGCTGTGCCTGCAGTCGATGAACCCCGACCAGGACATCAGCATCTACATCAACAGCCCCGGTGGCTCCTTCACCGCGCTGACCGCCATCTACGACACGATCGGGTTCATCAAGCCCGACGTGCAGACGGTGTGCATCGGCCAGGCGGCGTCGGCCGCTGCGGTGCTGCTGGCCGCCGGTGCCCCCGGCAAGCGCCTGGCGCTGCCGAACAGCCGGATCCTCATCCACCAGCCCTACACCGAGGGCACGTTCGGCCAGACCTCCGACATCGAGATCCAGGCCAACGAGATCCTGCGCATGCGCGCGCTGCTCGAGGCGATGCTCAGCAAGCACAGCGGCCGGCCGATCGAGGAGGTCAGCCGCGACATCGAGCGCGACAAGATCCTCACCGCGGACGCGGCGGTCGAGTACGGGCTGATCGACTCGGTGCTCGAGTCGCTCAAGACCAGCCCCGTCCTCACCGCTCCCTGATCACCCGCCATGCCGGTACGCCGTGTCCGGGTCCCGACCGGGACCCGGCACGGGGTACCGTCGTCGAAGTTTCGCTCGCGTTGAGGAGGATGACCGTCCGTGGCACGTATCGGTGACGGTGGCGACCTGTTGAAGTGTTCCTTCTGCGGGAAGAGCCAGAAGC includes the following:
- the metG gene encoding methionine--tRNA ligase; the encoded protein is MSTVLSAVAWPYANGPRHIGHVAGFGVPSDVFSRYMRMAGHDVLMVSGTDEHGTPILVAADKAGVTPVQLTNENNRVIVEDLVGLGLSYDLFTRTTTGNHYAVVQEMFSTVYRNGYMVEQTTQSAISPSTGRTLPDRYIEGTCPICKYPEARGDQCDNCGNQLDPTDLIDPRSKINGETPEFVETQHFFLDLPALADALGEWLAGREASGTWRPNVIRFSLNILKEIRPRAMTRDIDWGIPIPLEGWREQPTKRLYVWFDAVIGYLSASIEWARRSGDPDAWRRWWNDPEALSYYFMGKDNITFHSQIWPAELLAYAGQGERGGEPGQYGVLNLPTEVVSSEYLTMGDQQFSSSRGHVLYVRDFLAEFGPDALRYFICAAGPETSDAAFTWNDFVTRNNSELVAGWGNLVNRTAAMIAKNFGEIPAAGPLEPVDEEVLAAVRTGFDTVGELLRHHKLRAGIAEAMRVVGEVNKYLTVTEPYKMKDPSQAERLATVLHVAAQCVLDCNTILAPFLPHAANRVHAVFGGEGELMPMPRVDEVSDLDPGVGPNDETYPVITGDYSATPTWESHPVTVGAKVAKPTPVFTKLDLDEVLADRS
- a CDS encoding SigE family RNA polymerase sigma factor, with the protein product MTVEQQDRADVAPGPGGFAEFVSARGPALQRFAFLLTGSAHDAADLVQGALERAWPRWSQLSRTTTAEAYLRRSIVNASVSAWRKDRRLVSVEETEHARRPGGHQLDHAADVTDADHAWRLCAALPPQQRAAVVLRFYEDLSFAEVAAVLDCPESTARSHVHRAVAALRLRLEQGTDHE
- a CDS encoding LURP-one-related/scramblase family protein, producing MPAAMHLPLFYVHQKFAMTTNVYRLVAANPDGSEGQLMGLAQQKRMAFKEQVTFYSDESKSRPVFSFQARKKIDLNAGYDIRDEAGNQIGFFKKDFGASLLRSTFTLEGPGYAGTGQERSQAVALIRRFADIPFLPIHFDFVDPAGQPLMSVERQGSIRDRYTVHVPNPEVDFRVAAAVAVGLDALMQR
- a CDS encoding alpha/beta hydrolase produces the protein MLFPESVRAVAAAAGDLPVTTPGYDIEAARAAALEAALAEPREDVAEVRDLDADGVRCRLHVPEGADTGLVLHLHGGGFVFHDVDVHDAAARRLANRSGLRVLSVDYRRPPEHRFPAAPDDVDTVLAWLAREDGGAGLAGGGATYAHGDSAGANLALVAALRNPGRIAALALVYPFLDPTQAGESYRTAADGFDPAEAAWYWQQYAAGPDDLEDPDLAPLLSDRLGTLPPTLVVTAEHDPLRDEGEELARRLAAEGVEVVATRYLGQVHGFWRHSDVFPAAEPLTVQVAGFLRLHG
- a CDS encoding ribose-5-phosphate isomerase; its protein translation is MRVHLGSDHAGLDLKDHLMNWLVDNGYEPVDHGPFVYDALDDYPVFCLRAAEAVAAERAEGLDSLGVVIGGSGNGEQMAANKVLGIRAALVWSTETAVLAREHNDANVVSVGGRMHTLEEMTSFVGAFLATPFTGDERHVRRIGQLSSYEQTRELPPLPESAINPPVDPQA
- a CDS encoding Fpg/Nei family DNA glycosylase; translation: MPEGHTLHRLAGQLRRVFAGSAVRVGSPQGRFAESAALLDGSVLEGAEAWGKHLFVEFAGERFVHVHLGLYGRFDVHDGLDPEVEEVPDPVGQVRLRLVRADATAYADLRGATACELLTAAQREAIIERSGPDPLRADADPDRAWERIRRSRSPIGGLLMDQSVLAGVGNVYRAEVLFRHRIDPLRPGNTLRQGQFRAIWDDLVELMAEGVRTGRIDTVRPEHTPEAMGRAPRRDDHGGEVYVYRRQGQPCLVCGASVRTEVLQGRNLFWCPRCQPRFRSRAVQ
- a CDS encoding PP2C family protein-serine/threonine phosphatase, encoding MDASLPAAGRPRPSLVKRVQTSWNRGLLHEYRLVGALALVTALLPGAVAISPGDVPMNLFMVPMLIGSLVLGPRQLHWFVIWVLVMLLFALTMEPSITGRTAASVGVLFLMALIVLLSSFRRSRLGVAGAMGESMLVDLRDRIINQGGVPTLPRGWRVESALRSAGGTPFAGDFMVATMPESHRIEMVVVDVSGKGEQAGTRALMLSGAFGGLLGALPPEQFLPCANDYLLRQGWGEGFATAIHLSVDLRSGDFAVRSAGHPPALHRAAGSGRWSILESSGPVLGLIADAEFVGVHGVLDHGDAVLLYTDGMVEEPRRDIELGIDRLLGQAEGLLRGDFAGAADLLVDALGSRADDRAVLVLNRL
- the tig gene encoding trigger factor, whose translation is MKSAVETLSPTRAKLTVEVPFEELKPSLDAAYKRIAQQINVPGFRRGKVPPMVIDRQVGRAAVLDEAVNEVLPKKYVEALEANSLQPLAQPEIEVTRFEDNEALEFTAEVDVKPEIELPAYEGLEAEVEDIEVSDEDVEEQVNALRERFATLRDVERPAADGDFVVLDLVATKDGETVDGAEVSGMSYQVGRGGMIDGLDEALVGLSAGEEKVFTSELVGGDLVGQQVEVAVKVSQVQEQELPEYDDEFAQLASEFDTVEELSVDVRERLGRGKRLEQAAAARDAVLEALLEKVEIPLPESIVTDELNARRQNIEQQLAYAGITMEKYLEDEGQTIDEFEAELERRVRDAVAAQFILDEIAKKEELGIDQNELTQHMIRRAQQSGQDPQEFVNHMVEHNHIPDLVQEILRGKALATLVEAAVVKDASGNVVDLKNLRPDGSIGEPADETEAGEESADAASEDEAKDDAEKSAEA
- a CDS encoding ATP-dependent Clp protease proteolytic subunit, producing MGGGGGINVLDDHIYQRLLRERIVFLGSEVRDQNANAICAQLLLLSAEDPEADIFLHINSPGGSVDAGMAIYDTMNYIPNDVATVGMGLAASMGQFLLCAGTRGKRYALPHARIMMHQPSSGMGGSASDIKIQAQQSLHIKKVLLQLISEHTGQSVEQVEADADRDRWFTAQEALEYGLVDKVVKSAREAADDGRPAHTKD
- a CDS encoding ATP-dependent Clp protease proteolytic subunit, producing the protein MSQIPQGTHSPELSPSMNYYIPQWEERTSYGFRRIDPYAKLFEDRIIYLGTPISDDVANAVIAQLLCLQSMNPDQDISIYINSPGGSFTALTAIYDTIGFIKPDVQTVCIGQAASAAAVLLAAGAPGKRLALPNSRILIHQPYTEGTFGQTSDIEIQANEILRMRALLEAMLSKHSGRPIEEVSRDIERDKILTADAAVEYGLIDSVLESLKTSPVLTAP